One Turneriella parva DSM 21527 genomic region harbors:
- a CDS encoding MFS transporter, translated as MKTSTTVILALPMLLGGFVQFVVSQFYQKFATDTLLLDSAIIGAIFFASRATDAVLDPVCGYWSDRLRRRRVFIGLGLFALAGGLILAFLPALEVFAGATTAKYAMAAVGIFTLYLGVTLVYIPHYAWLAALQRVLPKLPFFASRVVTENFGTILGGVALGLLVPLQEKSAPMLVYAVVAMLLPLVLVGSIPVMLYNDPVTPVDAAGHSFSRALAKLAENRRFALVAAMSFFNQFAATTLLAVSLYYTDYVLGNKELGVTLAVVFLLSATLFVPLWSLLARRTSRLKLWMLALAAIVCIFPTVLLTQAGHTWYLTVFAVLVGGFAGAVILFVPQEVAFTTGGKDTEEGLYFAAFTFVNKSAMACAPLVIGVALSLAGYNPAQRVASVGQTITLLFVGVPALAFLISAILLKAYTKATRAAAPR; from the coding sequence GTGAAGACCTCAACCACTGTTATTCTGGCACTGCCGATGCTGCTCGGGGGCTTTGTGCAGTTCGTCGTCTCACAGTTCTACCAGAAATTTGCAACCGATACCCTGCTGCTCGACAGCGCGATCATCGGCGCCATTTTTTTTGCGAGCAGGGCCACCGACGCGGTGCTCGACCCGGTTTGCGGTTATTGGTCTGACCGCCTGCGCAGACGCCGCGTTTTTATAGGTCTCGGTCTCTTCGCGCTGGCGGGCGGCCTGATTTTGGCGTTCTTGCCTGCTCTCGAAGTCTTTGCCGGCGCGACCACGGCGAAATATGCAATGGCAGCCGTCGGCATTTTTACCCTGTACCTGGGCGTCACGCTCGTTTATATTCCCCATTATGCCTGGCTTGCGGCGCTGCAGCGCGTACTGCCTAAATTGCCATTTTTTGCCTCGCGCGTCGTTACCGAAAATTTCGGTACTATTCTCGGGGGCGTTGCGCTGGGGCTGCTCGTGCCGCTGCAAGAAAAATCAGCGCCGATGCTCGTTTATGCCGTAGTGGCGATGCTGTTGCCGCTTGTGCTGGTCGGGTCTATACCTGTCATGTTATACAATGACCCGGTAACCCCGGTCGATGCGGCAGGGCATTCATTCAGCCGAGCACTCGCGAAGCTCGCCGAAAACCGACGCTTTGCGCTGGTGGCGGCGATGAGCTTCTTCAATCAATTCGCAGCGACGACGCTGCTGGCAGTCTCGCTTTACTACACCGACTATGTGCTCGGCAACAAAGAGCTGGGTGTAACCCTCGCTGTTGTGTTCTTGCTCAGCGCAACGCTTTTTGTGCCGCTGTGGTCATTGCTCGCGCGGCGCACGAGCCGTCTCAAACTTTGGATGCTGGCCCTCGCAGCGATTGTGTGCATTTTTCCCACGGTGCTGCTGACGCAGGCGGGTCACACCTGGTATCTGACTGTGTTCGCGGTACTGGTCGGTGGCTTTGCCGGTGCGGTGATTCTTTTCGTGCCGCAAGAGGTGGCGTTCACAACCGGCGGCAAAGATACAGAAGAAGGGCTTTATTTTGCAGCGTTCACCTTCGTGAACAAATCGGCCATGGCATGCGCGCCGCTTGTGATCGGTGTGGCACTCAGCCTTGCGGGTTACAACCCTGCACAGAGGGTGGCTTCTGTCGGGCAGACAATTACTCTTCTTTTTGTCGGCGTGCCCGCGCTGGCGTTTCTTATCTCAGCGATTTTGCTGAAAGCCTACACCAAGGCTACGCGCGCCGCAGCACCCAGGTGA
- a CDS encoding SUMF1/EgtB/PvdO family nonheme iron enzyme, whose product MHFIRLANAAQMALPILFLVHCSTSQKKASLPAELVESTFRYTANDTDNCAGSQGICLSSDAVTRHLPAGAVSGKVSIDQNVVTNADYQKCVADLHCEKNAYSAKLPKALAADSAPALGLNFEAAMRYCAWAGRRMPTVAELKAGLTDPAFARTDYREWSNDWALSPGASCTQKDRNLCEPANPMGICSGVFPCNASLKLKQTVAPQSAEVTPLAHTTKDKLAFRCASDFAPSTAAPPWMLKSPPAPLADPAPLSASERALLHNLEATDTLNKPICKEKFTSPAHCKDPVTYFTPNESQNYQFAPYIRNLGGGYAGVAADANYSYIAAARSRFVWLFDFDVNINALHRIIRAMVLESPTVPEFLQKFEKKNNKSALEILEKYYKDRDDLDFIQQVYRNNFASLSKHYKASAAPDKKQGEFGWLRFADNYRYIRLLYTQDRITIVPGDMLKDKSMRSIGKSARALGVPIRVYYPSNAEEFWNYTYNDSNYKKNILSLPFDEASITFRSVHEYPWHPTYRKGFKGFWHYVVHGAYNYQKRLLLPHYDYMDYFKMHRVVSKTRADFSTIEIPSAIPKGILEQDR is encoded by the coding sequence ATGCATTTTATTCGTTTGGCGAATGCCGCGCAGATGGCGCTGCCGATACTGTTTCTGGTACATTGCAGCACCTCGCAGAAAAAGGCGAGCCTGCCGGCAGAACTTGTCGAATCCACCTTTCGCTATACCGCTAACGACACCGACAATTGTGCCGGTTCACAGGGCATTTGCCTGTCTTCAGATGCGGTCACCCGCCATTTGCCTGCGGGCGCCGTTTCGGGCAAGGTTTCGATTGACCAGAACGTCGTCACCAATGCCGACTACCAAAAGTGCGTCGCTGATCTGCACTGCGAAAAGAATGCGTATTCGGCGAAATTACCCAAGGCCCTCGCGGCAGATAGCGCCCCCGCGCTGGGGCTAAACTTCGAGGCTGCGATGCGGTACTGCGCCTGGGCGGGTCGCCGCATGCCCACGGTCGCAGAACTCAAAGCGGGGTTGACCGACCCCGCATTCGCGCGCACCGACTACCGAGAATGGTCGAACGACTGGGCGCTTTCACCGGGTGCGAGCTGCACACAAAAAGACCGCAACCTCTGTGAACCGGCCAACCCAATGGGCATCTGCAGCGGGGTTTTCCCGTGCAATGCGAGTCTGAAGCTTAAGCAGACTGTTGCGCCGCAATCGGCTGAAGTGACGCCGCTGGCGCACACGACCAAAGACAAGCTCGCGTTTCGCTGCGCATCAGACTTTGCTCCGTCAACCGCTGCGCCTCCGTGGATGTTGAAGTCGCCCCCGGCGCCGCTCGCCGACCCGGCGCCGCTCAGCGCGTCTGAGCGAGCGCTACTGCACAACCTCGAGGCGACCGACACGCTCAACAAGCCGATCTGCAAAGAAAAGTTTACGTCTCCCGCGCACTGCAAAGACCCCGTGACGTATTTCACTCCTAACGAATCGCAAAACTACCAGTTCGCGCCGTACATTCGTAACCTCGGGGGTGGGTATGCAGGCGTCGCCGCCGATGCAAACTATTCGTACATCGCCGCAGCGCGCAGCCGCTTCGTGTGGCTGTTTGACTTTGATGTGAACATCAATGCGCTGCACCGCATTATTCGCGCAATGGTGCTCGAATCACCGACTGTGCCAGAATTTTTGCAGAAATTCGAAAAGAAGAACAATAAATCAGCGTTGGAAATTCTGGAGAAATATTACAAAGACCGCGACGATCTCGATTTTATCCAGCAGGTCTACCGCAATAACTTTGCGAGCCTGTCGAAGCACTACAAGGCCAGCGCAGCGCCAGACAAAAAACAGGGGGAGTTCGGATGGTTACGCTTTGCCGACAACTACCGGTATATTCGGCTGCTCTACACGCAAGACCGTATCACGATTGTACCCGGCGACATGCTGAAAGACAAGTCGATGCGTTCGATCGGCAAATCTGCGCGCGCGCTCGGCGTGCCGATTCGTGTGTATTACCCGAGCAACGCAGAAGAATTCTGGAACTATACCTACAACGATTCAAACTACAAGAAGAACATACTTTCGCTGCCTTTCGACGAAGCCTCGATTACCTTTCGCTCGGTGCACGAATACCCGTGGCACCCGACCTATCGCAAGGGCTTCAAAGGCTTTTGGCACTACGTTGTGCACGGGGCATACAACTACCAGAAGCGGCTGCTGCTGCCCCACTACGATTACATGGATTATTTCAAGATGCACCGGGTAGTCTCAAAAACACGCGCTGATTTCAGTACGATTGAGATTCCCAGCGCGATACCGAAGGGCATTCTCGAACAAGACCGCTGA
- a CDS encoding MBL fold metallo-hydrolase, whose translation MKRTALAISLLFAGCQLAGTKPGEKPQVYALKYAESDYPARLVNSRQTNGKVYMHWLAYLVRSPDGGLTLIDCGFSDPALVKKFALRGFKPVSEILGQLQIMPQQIQTVILTHTHFDHALDVGLFTSANVYVHASEAAKPESSQLTKVFATLGDQNRLRQIQDGMQIGPALEAIHIAGHTRGSLVVRLGAQPVPTIFTGDECYFAEACHQGIGLPAAAAFDRNKNRAFIQSIRPDTRLLTGHEPHKTGGRWISPEIFLFD comes from the coding sequence ATGAAACGCACGGCGCTGGCGATCAGTTTGCTCTTCGCCGGCTGCCAGCTCGCGGGTACAAAACCCGGCGAGAAGCCCCAGGTCTACGCTCTCAAATATGCTGAAAGCGACTACCCCGCGCGTCTTGTCAATTCACGGCAAACGAACGGCAAGGTCTATATGCATTGGCTTGCATACCTGGTCAGGTCACCGGATGGCGGTCTTACGCTCATCGACTGCGGCTTCAGCGACCCGGCGCTGGTGAAGAAGTTTGCGCTGCGTGGCTTCAAGCCTGTGAGTGAAATTCTTGGCCAGCTTCAGATTATGCCGCAGCAGATTCAGACCGTCATTTTGACGCACACGCATTTCGACCACGCACTCGACGTGGGGCTTTTCACGTCTGCCAACGTCTATGTTCACGCAAGCGAGGCGGCCAAACCCGAATCTTCGCAGCTGACAAAGGTATTCGCGACGCTCGGCGACCAAAATCGGCTGCGACAAATTCAAGACGGCATGCAGATTGGCCCAGCGCTCGAGGCTATCCATATCGCGGGCCATACGCGCGGCTCGCTCGTCGTGCGGCTCGGGGCGCAACCCGTGCCGACAATCTTCACCGGCGATGAATGCTATTTCGCCGAGGCCTGTCATCAGGGCATTGGACTGCCGGCGGCGGCGGCATTCGATAGAAATAAGAACCGGGCCTTTATTCAGTCAATTAGACCTGACACAAGACTTTTAACAGGCCACGAGCCCCACAAGACGGGCGGCAGGTGGATTTCGCCTGAAATCTTTTTATTTGATTAA
- a CDS encoding DUF692 family multinuclear iron-containing protein, which yields MGLRTRHFDYLLRQPTANVGWFEAITENFISTQGAPLYVLEQIRARYPVALHGVALSIGSYEGLNPKHLQRIRELALRIAPFQISDHLCFSRFRRRQYHELLPLPRTEAMLRRVIANIDHAQTYLKRQLVLENISAYREHPANEIPEPEFLNTLAEKSGCRLLLDINNIYVNAANFRFNARRFVREINPAYVVQYHLAGFTDMHTHLFDTHAEKVHAPVVRLFREARYHLGEKRFSLERDDRIPGFESLLRETQRLASATPVSMPSRFNSPLAMPSKSQRNVIATEPQPIAEWQRTFYTLPASVAETHCGTLSPRAAQKVYRDAYQIRLTSALADKFPLLFKTLGERKAKRIQKEFIDENISTHEDLALYGNNLPRWLKTRYESKREWQKLAELDMIQFEIFHAMLREGVSGLLQKKVFLAPTTRIWSASPSYVAVRAGRVVLLPAAQPGMQRLLCYRDAFAVKAVPLSAGQHRFVRHLMKPVRLGAVLARAERENWLPPQEVKKLFQVLGVAGVLACRQTTS from the coding sequence CTGGGACTCAGAACCCGGCATTTTGACTATCTGCTTCGCCAGCCGACGGCCAACGTCGGCTGGTTCGAAGCCATTACCGAAAACTTCATCAGCACGCAGGGCGCGCCGCTTTACGTGCTCGAACAAATACGCGCCCGTTATCCCGTTGCATTGCACGGCGTGGCGCTGTCGATAGGCAGCTATGAGGGTCTGAACCCAAAGCACCTGCAGCGCATTCGTGAGCTGGCTCTGCGCATCGCACCCTTTCAGATTTCAGATCACCTGTGTTTCTCGCGCTTTCGCCGGCGGCAATACCATGAACTGCTACCGCTGCCGCGAACTGAGGCGATGCTGCGCCGGGTGATCGCCAATATCGACCACGCGCAGACTTATCTGAAACGGCAGCTCGTACTCGAAAACATCTCTGCCTACCGTGAGCACCCGGCCAACGAGATACCCGAACCCGAATTTCTGAACACACTCGCAGAAAAAAGTGGCTGCAGGCTGCTGCTCGACATCAACAATATTTATGTGAACGCGGCCAATTTTCGCTTTAACGCGCGCCGGTTTGTGAGAGAGATTAATCCGGCTTATGTCGTGCAGTACCACCTCGCCGGGTTCACCGACATGCACACGCATCTTTTTGACACGCATGCAGAAAAGGTACACGCCCCGGTGGTGCGCCTGTTTCGCGAAGCAAGGTACCACCTGGGCGAGAAGCGGTTTAGTCTCGAGCGCGACGACCGTATACCTGGCTTTGAAAGTCTGCTGCGCGAAACCCAGCGACTCGCGAGCGCGACACCGGTCAGCATGCCGTCGCGGTTTAATTCGCCTCTGGCGATGCCCAGCAAATCTCAGCGAAATGTAATCGCCACCGAACCGCAGCCGATTGCCGAATGGCAACGGACATTTTATACGCTCCCCGCTTCGGTTGCAGAGACGCACTGCGGCACGCTCTCGCCCCGCGCGGCGCAAAAGGTTTACCGCGACGCCTACCAGATTCGTCTGACGAGTGCGCTCGCCGACAAGTTTCCTCTACTTTTTAAAACCCTGGGTGAGCGCAAAGCGAAGAGAATTCAGAAAGAGTTCATTGACGAAAACATTTCGACACACGAAGATTTGGCGCTCTATGGCAATAATCTGCCACGCTGGTTGAAAACGCGTTACGAAAGCAAGAGAGAGTGGCAAAAGCTGGCAGAACTCGACATGATACAATTTGAGATTTTTCACGCGATGCTTCGCGAAGGCGTATCAGGTCTTCTGCAGAAAAAAGTTTTTCTGGCGCCGACCACGCGAATCTGGTCTGCGAGCCCGAGCTACGTCGCGGTGCGTGCGGGTCGCGTTGTGCTGTTGCCGGCCGCGCAGCCGGGCATGCAGCGCCTGCTTTGCTACCGCGACGCATTCGCCGTCAAAGCCGTGCCGCTCAGCGCCGGCCAGCACCGATTTGTACGTCATCTGATGAAGCCCGTTCGTCTCGGCGCCGTGCTCGCGCGCGCAGAGCGTGAAAACTGGTTGCCGCCGCAAGAGGTGAAGAAGCTCTTTCAGGTGCTCGGCGTCGCCGGGGTGCTCGCATGCAGGCAGACGACCTCTTGA
- a CDS encoding sigma-70 family RNA polymerase sigma factor, which translates to MQADDLLTKHGDALYAFARQRLDNDDDIADCIQETLLAAIKGSAGFEGRSAERTWLIGILKFKIIDVFRRRSREIPYEAPEMNDESESFDSHGHWQKQRAPRSWAKTPLEELEGAELAEHLKRCIGHLPGPMRIALTLRELEGFSTPEICKTIGVTATNLNVMLYRARLHLRRCLEEAGFQGTEN; encoded by the coding sequence ATGCAGGCAGACGACCTCTTGACTAAACACGGTGACGCATTGTATGCGTTTGCCAGACAGCGTCTCGACAACGACGACGACATTGCCGACTGCATTCAAGAGACATTGCTGGCGGCGATCAAGGGCAGCGCCGGCTTTGAAGGTCGGTCTGCCGAACGAACCTGGCTGATCGGTATTCTCAAGTTCAAAATTATCGATGTCTTCAGGCGCCGCTCGCGCGAAATACCGTACGAGGCACCTGAGATGAACGATGAAAGCGAAAGTTTTGATAGCCACGGCCATTGGCAAAAGCAGCGGGCGCCGCGTTCTTGGGCCAAAACCCCGCTTGAAGAACTCGAGGGCGCCGAGCTCGCAGAGCATCTGAAGCGCTGCATCGGCCACCTGCCGGGACCTATGCGCATCGCGCTGACGCTGCGCGAACTAGAGGGATTTTCCACGCCAGAAATCTGTAAGACGATCGGTGTGACGGCGACTAATCTTAACGTGATGCTCTACCGGGCGAGGCTGCACCTGCGCCGCTGCCTCGAAGAAGCGGGCTTTCAAGGTACAGAGAATTAA
- a CDS encoding helix-turn-helix domain-containing protein: protein MTTQQIMREIWGPGLANETDYLRVYVTTLRKKIESIPNAPQLLINEPAVGYRLATGPAVE, encoded by the coding sequence GTGACCACGCAACAGATCATGCGCGAAATCTGGGGGCCAGGCCTTGCAAATGAAACGGACTATCTCAGGGTCTACGTCACGACGCTGAGAAAAAAAATCGAATCGATACCCAATGCGCCCCAGCTCTTGATCAACGAGCCTGCCGTTGGCTATCGGCTGGCTACCGGCCCGGCAGTCGAATAA
- a CDS encoding response regulator transcription factor, whose amino-acid sequence MAAIRVLCIDDEKQIRRLLKLGLEAEGFVVTDATNISEGLDAVVRQKPDLVLLDLNLPDGYGLDLLKRIREFSEVPVIVLSVKDLEADKIALLEAGADDYVTKPFGMGELLARMRAILRRNTVVSTLPKYSALGLEIDFEMREVTVHGQKIHLTPHRVQFAVSARKERR is encoded by the coding sequence TTGGCCGCGATACGTGTACTATGCATTGATGACGAAAAACAAATACGCAGGCTGCTGAAGCTCGGGCTCGAGGCAGAGGGTTTTGTCGTCACCGATGCGACAAACATCTCAGAGGGGCTCGACGCGGTCGTCAGGCAGAAGCCCGATCTGGTGCTGCTTGATCTTAACCTTCCCGACGGTTATGGCCTCGATCTATTGAAGCGCATTCGCGAATTTTCAGAGGTGCCTGTCATTGTCTTATCGGTCAAAGATCTCGAGGCAGACAAGATTGCGCTGTTAGAAGCCGGTGCAGATGACTACGTAACCAAGCCCTTCGGCATGGGCGAACTGCTCGCCCGCATGCGGGCAATTTTGAGGCGCAACACAGTAGTGTCAACATTGCCGAAATACAGCGCGTTGGGCCTCGAGATTGATTTTGAGATGCGCGAAGTGACTGTGCATGGCCAAAAAATTCACCTCACCCCCCACCGAGTACAATTTGCTGTGTCTGCTCGCAAAGAACGCCGGTAA
- a CDS encoding sensor histidine kinase, translating to MSYQRKGHFRPDADLLLSAVNKTETERRGRLRIFFGMAAGVGKTCAMLRAAHRLKDEGVDVVLGFVETHGRKDTAVLMEDLELIPRVSLPYQNVLLEEFDLEGALRRKPHTIVVDELPHTNAPGSRHPKRYQDILELLDAGINVMTAFNVQHLESVADSVEAITSVHVQERVPDSFVDMASDIELVDLVPEELIRRLEEGKIYAADKAVLAANNFFRKGNLTALREMALHFTASFVDNELQHYRTLKNIGETWKTAERILVAVSPSANGENLIRLARQRAFELKARWIAVYIDSGASLKSEAQKSLAQNMSLARELGAEVISVRDTDVVTGILRLARQKNITQVIVGKPPDTLWQRLTGRSILDRLVRSSGNLEIHAAGVAVRSKSAADFLSLQNLTSSRRQYLAAIATTCATTLICMPFLETIGYSAVSLIYLTVVIVLGLFVGRGPLVLAAAISALGWDYFFIPPKYTLHVAQLEDYLTLIIYFAVALAMGTLMARLRQRERALMAREERVAAVYSFSRLLSRSTSLDETLQNCIEFIAQFFGARVSINLREKSGKLALEPAAASTRRISAKEASVAFWVFEHKKPAGRYTDTLPLAAATYYPLISTGGIVGVLGLRLPAKARLTPDKEEILFAFVNHAAITIERDFLASERRRLRVAEESEKLHEAILNSISHELRTPIAVILGAVSAMQLKSTENNFAVQSELLSEVDIAARKLNVLVSNLLDMSRIEANKMRLNRQSYDLRNTITEATERLRSEIRNASLSVDFQGDDFTCECDNTLLQQAIMNIVVNSVLHNENGVAIQLTCSATEPGNLTVVISDDGVGLPPELIDSVFDKFVRSAQANSGGTGLGLPIAKAIVELHGGSITASNLPTGGACFRLTLPRCIPTGEK from the coding sequence ATGTCTTATCAGCGCAAAGGCCATTTTCGACCCGATGCCGATTTGCTTCTTTCGGCAGTCAACAAGACCGAGACCGAACGGCGGGGTAGACTGCGCATTTTCTTTGGCATGGCCGCCGGAGTCGGCAAGACGTGTGCAATGCTGCGTGCGGCACACCGCCTCAAAGATGAGGGGGTTGATGTCGTGCTCGGTTTCGTCGAAACGCACGGCAGAAAAGACACCGCGGTGCTTATGGAAGACCTTGAACTTATACCGCGGGTTTCGCTGCCATACCAGAATGTTTTGCTTGAAGAGTTTGACCTCGAGGGCGCTCTGCGCAGAAAGCCGCACACGATCGTTGTCGACGAATTGCCACACACAAACGCTCCCGGTTCACGGCACCCAAAACGCTATCAGGATATTCTGGAACTGCTCGACGCCGGAATCAATGTGATGACTGCCTTCAACGTGCAGCACCTCGAAAGCGTCGCCGATTCTGTCGAAGCAATTACCAGCGTGCACGTACAAGAACGAGTGCCCGACAGTTTCGTCGACATGGCCTCTGATATTGAACTGGTCGATCTGGTACCCGAAGAGCTGATCAGGCGTCTTGAAGAAGGTAAAATTTATGCGGCCGATAAGGCTGTTCTGGCAGCCAATAACTTTTTTCGCAAGGGAAACCTGACTGCACTGCGAGAGATGGCGTTGCACTTTACGGCGAGCTTTGTCGACAACGAACTGCAGCATTACCGTACGCTGAAAAATATCGGTGAAACCTGGAAAACTGCCGAGCGCATACTCGTAGCTGTCAGCCCCAGCGCGAACGGCGAGAACCTGATTCGCCTCGCCAGGCAGCGCGCGTTCGAGCTTAAAGCAAGGTGGATAGCCGTCTACATTGACTCAGGGGCGAGCCTAAAATCTGAAGCGCAAAAATCTCTGGCTCAAAATATGAGCCTCGCGCGCGAGCTGGGCGCCGAAGTCATTTCGGTACGAGACACTGATGTTGTCACCGGCATTCTGCGGCTGGCAAGGCAGAAAAACATTACACAGGTGATCGTGGGCAAGCCACCCGATACGTTGTGGCAGCGGCTGACAGGCCGCTCGATTCTCGATCGGCTCGTCAGATCGAGCGGAAACCTCGAAATACACGCTGCTGGTGTGGCGGTGCGCAGCAAGTCTGCAGCAGATTTTTTGTCTCTGCAGAATCTGACTTCTTCGCGCAGGCAGTATCTAGCTGCGATAGCCACAACCTGCGCCACCACGCTCATCTGTATGCCGTTTCTCGAGACCATCGGCTATTCAGCGGTTTCGCTCATCTACCTCACCGTCGTCATCGTGCTCGGCCTTTTCGTCGGGCGTGGGCCACTGGTTCTTGCGGCGGCGATCAGTGCCTTGGGCTGGGATTACTTTTTTATTCCCCCCAAATATACCCTGCACGTCGCTCAGCTCGAAGATTATCTGACTCTCATCATCTACTTTGCTGTCGCCCTCGCCATGGGTACGCTGATGGCGCGGCTGCGCCAGCGCGAGCGTGCGCTCATGGCACGTGAAGAGCGGGTCGCTGCGGTCTATAGCTTCTCGCGTCTGCTGAGTCGTTCAACCAGTCTCGACGAAACCTTGCAGAATTGCATCGAATTTATCGCACAGTTCTTCGGCGCCCGCGTTTCGATAAATTTGCGCGAAAAGAGCGGCAAGCTGGCGCTTGAACCAGCCGCCGCCAGTACCCGGCGCATCAGCGCGAAAGAGGCGAGTGTTGCCTTCTGGGTGTTTGAGCACAAGAAACCGGCCGGCCGCTACACCGATACGCTGCCGCTCGCCGCTGCAACGTATTATCCGCTCATTTCGACTGGTGGCATTGTGGGCGTTCTGGGGCTACGCTTGCCGGCAAAGGCTCGGCTGACACCCGATAAAGAAGAGATTTTATTCGCGTTTGTCAACCATGCAGCAATAACGATTGAAAGAGATTTTCTTGCTTCGGAGCGCCGCCGTCTGCGGGTGGCCGAAGAATCGGAAAAACTGCACGAGGCGATTTTGAATTCGATCTCGCATGAACTGAGAACTCCCATTGCTGTAATTTTGGGGGCAGTCTCGGCGATGCAGCTTAAATCGACGGAAAACAATTTCGCTGTGCAGAGCGAATTGCTCAGCGAAGTGGATATTGCAGCGCGAAAGTTAAATGTGCTGGTCAGCAACCTGCTCGACATGAGTCGAATAGAAGCCAACAAGATGCGTCTCAATCGCCAGAGCTACGATCTTCGCAATACCATTACTGAAGCGACTGAACGGCTGCGTTCTGAAATCAGAAACGCGAGCCTGAGTGTTGACTTTCAGGGTGACGATTTTACCTGCGAGTGCGACAATACACTGTTGCAGCAGGCAATCATGAATATTGTCGTGAATTCTGTATTGCATAATGAGAACGGTGTTGCTATTCAACTGACCTGCAGTGCTACTGAACCCGGGAATCTCACGGTTGTCATATCAGATGATGGTGTCGGCCTGCCACCCGAACTCATCGACAGCGTTTTTGATAAATTCGTGCGTTCTGCTCAGGCGAATTCGGGAGGTACAGGCTTGGGGTTACCCATTGCGAAGGCAATCGTTGAGTTGCATGGCGGATCTATCACCGCATCGAACCTGCCGACCGGAGGGGCCTGCTTTAGACTCACTTTGCCCCGATGCATACCCACGGGAGAGAAATAA